Proteins from a single region of Verrucomicrobiia bacterium:
- a CDS encoding cytochrome P450: MDTTPDPFRNARNESGMLPCEFQGETVPMILRHEDVRRAAKDWKTFSSDAPFRVPIPSEEAVRSVRQLPVETDPPDHTDYRQIVEPFFRRPKDPVVAAQMESLVDAMVLDALGRTSIEVVREFALPLQSRTLALLLNLPDSESAVWIRWGTHVFRDGGSGKEKGAELEAYLNAQLDAAAAHPGEDFFSALTQATFRGRPLTREEMLGFANLTFAGGRDTVIHTVSSVVGYLARHPEALEFLREDPARVVNAAEEFFRVVTPLTHIGRVCPVETDVHGMTVKPDGLVALCWASANRDESVFDAPDEVRLDRKPNPHMAFGSGVHLCLGAAHARLIVRTLLERLAVRVVRIRILNATERVEAESAYRRVIGYEVLEAALEAR, encoded by the coding sequence ATGGATACGACTCCCGATCCCTTTCGCAACGCCCGCAACGAGTCCGGCATGCTTCCCTGCGAGTTCCAGGGCGAGACGGTGCCGATGATCCTCCGTCATGAGGACGTTCGTCGCGCGGCGAAGGACTGGAAGACCTTCAGCTCGGATGCGCCGTTCCGGGTTCCAATTCCATCGGAGGAGGCCGTGCGCAGTGTCCGCCAGCTGCCCGTCGAGACGGATCCGCCCGATCACACCGACTACCGGCAGATCGTCGAGCCATTCTTCCGGCGGCCCAAGGACCCGGTGGTCGCGGCGCAGATGGAGTCCCTGGTGGACGCCATGGTGCTGGACGCCCTGGGGCGGACGTCCATTGAAGTGGTGCGGGAATTCGCCCTGCCCCTGCAGTCGCGCACGCTGGCGCTCCTGTTGAATTTGCCGGACTCGGAGTCCGCGGTGTGGATCCGGTGGGGCACGCATGTCTTTCGCGACGGTGGCTCGGGAAAAGAGAAGGGCGCGGAGCTCGAGGCCTATCTCAACGCGCAACTGGATGCCGCCGCGGCGCATCCGGGCGAGGACTTCTTCAGTGCCCTCACGCAGGCGACCTTTCGCGGTCGCCCTCTGACGCGCGAGGAGATGCTGGGATTTGCCAATCTGACGTTTGCTGGCGGACGCGACACGGTCATCCACACCGTATCCTCCGTCGTGGGGTATCTGGCGCGACATCCGGAGGCCCTTGAGTTTCTCCGGGAGGATCCCGCGCGGGTGGTGAATGCGGCGGAGGAATTTTTCCGAGTGGTGACGCCACTGACCCATATCGGTCGGGTGTGTCCTGTGGAGACCGACGTGCATGGGATGACGGTGAAACCCGACGGCCTCGTGGCGTTGTGCTGGGCCTCGGCAAACCGGGACGAATCCGTGTTCGACGCGCCCGACGAGGTGCGCCTGGACCGGAAACCGAACCCTCACATGGCCTTTGGCAGCGGGGTGCATTTGTGTCTGGGGGCCGCCCATGCGCGCCTGATCGTCCGCACGCTGCTCGAACGGCTGGCGGTGCGAGTGGTCCGGATCCGGATCCTGAACGCCACCGAGCGGGTCGAGGCGGAGTCCGCGTACCGCCGCGTGATTGGATACGAGGTGCTGGAGGCGGCCCTCGAGGCCCGGTAG
- a CDS encoding isoamylase early set domain-containing protein, translating to MTPRTTIKPVNFMCVAPQAQAVSLVGDFNVWNPHTTPMQQGPDKAWTATVNLKAGHHRYAFLVDGVLTLDPRAQGITRNDQNQRVSLIPVS from the coding sequence ATGACTCCCCGGACCACGATCAAGCCCGTCAATTTCATGTGCGTGGCCCCCCAAGCCCAGGCCGTGAGCCTGGTGGGGGATTTCAACGTGTGGAACCCACACACCACCCCGATGCAGCAGGGGCCGGACAAGGCGTGGACGGCCACCGTCAACCTGAAGGCGGGCCATCACCGTTATGCCTTCCTGGTGGATGGCGTGCTGACCCTCGATCCGCGGGCGCAGGGGATCACGCGGAACGACCAGAATCAGCGGGTGTCGCTGATCCCGGTCAGCTGA
- the rpoD gene encoding RNA polymerase sigma factor RpoD, whose amino-acid sequence MSKTKEKKLPAKTSPPRRSPTPKHAAPSPATKAAGGRSPSRKSSGKSVASAAKRPSTSPDPSAEPKAAPAMQVLPEVATTTTTVIREVVSIHQAGPGGVVRSVAQALVARATTGPGIDLEGLPNTLGTIKSSAGVDLTEKIKELVRLAQEQGYLTYGDITDALPENLAAEDLDDIYIRLRNLEIDIVDQAEVDRPKAQEQEEEQPDDKARLDILDDPVRMYLKQMGQVPLLTREQEVEISKRIEDNENEVKRIIYSFGFAGKEHIALAEKLISEPPKERFDRVIVDKKIETRDEHLKALRKLVKDVRAIDQQVDAHWRDLQDSPSKGRLEKLQTEYRKLDDKLQRSFPKFYYKQKVIEEMCLVADNIHDKFLSSQRAIADLQSQKKAAQAQVIIHAEERKTKALEEFVRMSHAGYTEAFSQLKQFERKALQAKTEMVEANLRLVISIAKKYTNRGLSFLDLIQEGNMGLMKAVEKFEYRRGYKFSTYATWWIRQAITRSIADQARTIRIPVHMIETINKLMRVQKQLIQDFGREPTPEEIADEMQMPVERVRAVLKMAQQPISLQSPVGDSDDTSFGDFIEDKSAENPSDMTSYSLLKERLTEVLDTLTERERKVLELRFGLVDGYSRTLEEVGKQFKVTRERIRQIEAKALRKMRHPTRLRQLHGFLEGEEVLV is encoded by the coding sequence ATGTCAAAAACGAAAGAGAAGAAGTTGCCGGCCAAAACCTCCCCCCCACGACGTTCCCCGACCCCGAAGCACGCGGCTCCTTCCCCGGCGACCAAGGCCGCCGGCGGCAGGTCGCCCTCCCGGAAGTCCTCCGGCAAGTCCGTCGCATCCGCAGCAAAGCGCCCCTCGACCTCCCCGGACCCTTCGGCGGAACCGAAGGCGGCCCCGGCGATGCAGGTGCTCCCGGAGGTCGCCACGACCACCACCACGGTCATCCGGGAGGTGGTCTCCATCCACCAGGCCGGGCCCGGCGGCGTGGTCCGCAGCGTTGCACAGGCCCTCGTGGCCCGCGCCACCACCGGTCCGGGCATTGACCTGGAAGGTCTCCCCAACACGCTGGGCACGATCAAGAGTTCGGCCGGGGTGGACCTCACCGAGAAGATCAAGGAACTGGTGCGGCTCGCCCAGGAGCAGGGCTACCTGACCTACGGCGACATCACCGACGCCCTGCCGGAAAACCTCGCCGCCGAGGACCTCGACGACATCTACATCCGGCTCCGCAACCTGGAAATTGACATCGTGGACCAGGCGGAAGTGGACCGCCCGAAGGCCCAGGAGCAGGAGGAGGAGCAGCCGGATGACAAGGCGCGCCTCGACATCCTCGACGACCCGGTGCGGATGTACCTCAAGCAGATGGGCCAGGTGCCGCTGCTGACCCGCGAACAGGAGGTCGAGATCTCCAAGCGCATCGAGGACAACGAAAACGAGGTCAAGCGGATCATCTACAGCTTCGGATTCGCCGGCAAAGAGCACATCGCCCTCGCCGAAAAGCTCATCTCGGAACCGCCCAAGGAGCGCTTCGACCGGGTGATCGTGGACAAGAAGATCGAGACCCGTGACGAGCACCTGAAGGCGTTGCGCAAGCTGGTGAAGGATGTCCGGGCGATTGACCAGCAGGTGGACGCCCACTGGCGCGACCTGCAGGACAGCCCCTCCAAGGGCCGGCTGGAGAAGCTGCAGACCGAGTACCGGAAGCTGGACGACAAGCTCCAACGGTCGTTCCCGAAGTTCTACTACAAGCAGAAGGTCATCGAGGAGATGTGTCTCGTCGCGGACAACATCCACGACAAGTTCCTGTCCAGCCAGCGCGCCATCGCCGACCTGCAATCGCAGAAGAAGGCCGCTCAGGCCCAGGTCATCATCCACGCCGAGGAGCGCAAGACGAAAGCCCTTGAGGAGTTTGTCCGGATGTCCCACGCCGGCTACACGGAGGCCTTCAGCCAGCTCAAGCAGTTCGAGAGAAAGGCCCTGCAGGCGAAGACCGAAATGGTCGAGGCCAACCTGCGGCTGGTGATCTCGATCGCCAAAAAGTACACGAACCGGGGCCTCTCCTTCCTGGACCTGATCCAGGAGGGCAACATGGGCCTGATGAAGGCGGTCGAGAAATTCGAGTACCGCCGCGGCTACAAGTTCTCCACCTACGCCACCTGGTGGATCCGGCAGGCCATCACCCGTTCCATCGCCGACCAGGCCCGCACCATCCGCATCCCGGTGCACATGATCGAGACGATCAACAAGCTGATGCGGGTGCAGAAGCAGCTCATCCAGGATTTCGGCCGTGAGCCGACCCCGGAGGAGATCGCCGACGAGATGCAGATGCCCGTGGAGCGGGTCCGGGCCGTGCTCAAGATGGCCCAGCAGCCGATCTCGCTGCAGAGCCCCGTGGGCGACTCCGACGACACCAGCTTCGGCGATTTCATCGAGGACAAGTCCGCGGAGAACCCCTCCGACATGACCTCCTACAGCCTGCTCAAGGAGCGGTTGACCGAGGTGCTCGACACCCTCACGGAACGGGAACGGAAGGTGCTGGAACTTCGGTTCGGGCTGGTGGATGGCTACAGCCGCACGCTCGAGGAGGTCGGCAAGCAGTTCAAGGTGACCCGCGAGCGGATCCGTCAAATCGAAGCCAAGGCGCTACGAAAGATGCGCCATCCCACCCGCCTGCGGCAGCTTCACGGCTTCCTCGAAGGCGAGGAGGTGCTGGTGTGA
- a CDS encoding family 10 glycosylhydrolase yields MPREFRGVWVASVANIDWPSQPGLAVARQQAELRALLDMAVRVRLNVVILQVRPTADALYASTLEPWSEFLTGRSGQPPNPRWDPLEFACEEAHARGLELHAWINPFRARSHRALSSPAQNHVIRRQPQWIIPYGTMLWMDPGNPDVREHALQVALDIVKRYDVDGFHVDDYFYPYPERGADGNWMTFPDAGSFRRYRSSGGRLNVGDWRRDNVNQFVQSLYAGVHRVKPWVKVGISPFGIWRPGNPPGIKGLDQYLMLFADARLWIQEGWCDYLAPQLYWSLDRRDQSFPALLRWWQQQNPMGRLITPGLNSAKIGQDRRVGDTLGQIRIVREQGAAGEIFWNGSSLMKNFGGLAGLLPRELFAAPALVPAVPWLKEGVPAAPQIQAESPRKDLLSLSWTFSTNAPVRSQVLQQRVGTAWMSEILLPAVTGRTFDRRLGQVLPEEVRVVPVSRTGVEGPAGIWLAN; encoded by the coding sequence GTGCCCCGCGAATTCCGCGGGGTCTGGGTCGCGTCGGTGGCCAACATTGACTGGCCCTCTCAACCGGGGCTTGCCGTTGCGCGCCAGCAGGCCGAGTTGCGCGCGCTCCTCGACATGGCCGTCCGGGTGCGCCTCAACGTGGTGATCCTGCAGGTGCGTCCGACGGCTGATGCCCTGTACGCCTCGACGCTGGAGCCATGGAGCGAGTTTCTCACCGGACGCTCGGGACAGCCGCCCAACCCGCGCTGGGACCCGCTGGAGTTCGCCTGCGAGGAGGCGCATGCCCGGGGTCTGGAGCTCCATGCATGGATCAATCCCTTCCGGGCACGATCGCATCGGGCGCTCTCGAGCCCCGCGCAGAACCATGTGATCCGACGCCAGCCCCAGTGGATCATTCCGTACGGCACGATGCTCTGGATGGATCCGGGAAACCCCGACGTGAGGGAGCATGCGCTGCAGGTGGCCCTCGACATCGTGAAACGATATGACGTGGATGGATTCCACGTGGACGACTATTTTTACCCGTATCCCGAGCGGGGAGCCGATGGCAACTGGATGACCTTTCCTGACGCGGGGAGTTTCAGGCGCTACCGGTCGTCTGGCGGACGCCTGAACGTCGGGGACTGGCGGCGGGACAACGTCAACCAGTTCGTTCAGTCACTTTATGCGGGCGTCCATCGGGTCAAGCCCTGGGTCAAGGTGGGCATCAGCCCCTTCGGCATCTGGCGTCCCGGGAATCCGCCCGGGATCAAGGGACTCGACCAGTACCTGATGCTGTTCGCCGATGCCCGGCTTTGGATCCAGGAGGGCTGGTGCGATTACCTCGCGCCGCAATTGTACTGGTCGCTCGACCGGCGGGATCAGAGTTTTCCGGCGCTGCTGCGGTGGTGGCAGCAGCAGAATCCCATGGGGCGTCTGATCACCCCGGGATTGAACAGCGCCAAGATCGGGCAGGACCGGCGGGTTGGGGACACCCTGGGACAGATCCGGATCGTCCGGGAGCAGGGTGCCGCCGGAGAAATTTTCTGGAATGGCTCCAGCCTGATGAAGAATTTCGGCGGCCTGGCGGGTCTCCTGCCCCGTGAGCTGTTTGCAGCGCCGGCGTTGGTGCCTGCGGTCCCCTGGCTGAAGGAGGGAGTCCCGGCTGCACCCCAGATCCAGGCCGAATCCCCTCGGAAGGATCTGCTCTCGCTGAGCTGGACTTTCTCGACCAATGCACCGGTTCGCAGCCAGGTGTTGCAGCAGCGGGTCGGGACGGCGTGGATGAGCGAGATTCTGCTGCCCGCGGTGACCGGGCGCACGTTTGACCGGCGTTTGGGTCAGGTGCTGCCGGAGGAGGTCCGGGTGGTTCCCGTCAGCCGCACGGGTGTGGAGGGACCAGCTGGAATCTGGCTGGCAAACTGA
- a CDS encoding magnesium transporter translates to MDQPILELARKDFTALPRHLTADQALDNIRRHGIGERVVYFYVTEEDGRLAGVLPTRRLLTAEGSKPLSELMIPKVAALPSTATVAEACEAFALHKFLAFPVVDADRRLVGMVDVSLFTDEVFDLAEREQLDAMFEAIGIRAGAMNSSTSWLAFQYRFPWLLATIASGTLCALLAGRFEMTLSKSLVLAFFMTLVLGLGEGVAMQSMTVTIQALRATRPSWKWFGGAVRRELGTAVLLGLACGISVALVAWIWRGELQAAGVIGASIALALLGASFFGLGVPTILHALKLDPKIAAGPVSLALADLGTLTVYFNLARWLL, encoded by the coding sequence TTGGACCAGCCGATCCTTGAGCTGGCCCGCAAGGATTTCACGGCGTTGCCGCGTCATCTCACTGCGGACCAGGCGCTCGACAACATCCGGCGTCACGGGATCGGGGAACGGGTCGTTTACTTTTATGTGACTGAGGAGGACGGCCGATTGGCGGGTGTCCTGCCCACCCGGCGTCTGCTGACCGCGGAAGGGAGCAAACCGCTCTCCGAACTGATGATTCCCAAGGTGGCGGCACTGCCGTCCACGGCGACGGTGGCGGAAGCCTGCGAGGCCTTCGCGTTGCACAAGTTCCTGGCCTTTCCGGTGGTGGATGCCGACCGCCGTCTGGTGGGGATGGTGGATGTCAGCCTGTTTACGGATGAGGTCTTCGACCTTGCGGAACGCGAGCAGCTGGACGCCATGTTCGAGGCCATTGGCATCCGGGCCGGCGCGATGAACAGTTCCACGTCGTGGCTGGCATTCCAGTATCGGTTTCCCTGGCTGCTTGCCACAATTGCCAGCGGGACGCTTTGCGCCCTTCTGGCCGGGCGTTTCGAGATGACCCTTTCCAAGAGTCTGGTCCTCGCATTCTTCATGACGCTGGTGCTCGGATTGGGCGAGGGGGTGGCCATGCAGTCCATGACGGTGACGATCCAGGCCCTGAGGGCGACCCGGCCTTCGTGGAAATGGTTTGGTGGTGCGGTGCGGCGGGAACTGGGTACGGCCGTCCTGCTGGGACTGGCCTGCGGAATCTCCGTGGCCCTGGTCGCCTGGATCTGGCGGGGCGAACTTCAGGCCGCCGGTGTCATCGGTGCCAGCATTGCCCTGGCCCTGCTGGGTGCGAGCTTCTTTGGATTGGGCGTGCCCACGATCCTCCACGCGCTGAAGCTGGATCCCAAGATCGCGGCGGGGCCCGTGTCGCTGGCTCTCGCCGACCTCGGCACCCTGACGGTGTACTTCAATCTTGCCCGATGGCTGCTCTGA
- a CDS encoding metallophosphoesterase family protein, whose amino-acid sequence MKCLLLLIPGLLSLQVQAAPRLTRGAYLQLQTSNSMVIRWRTDRATRGLVRFGTTPESATNLVRHAGLLQDHIVRVGGLLPDTRYFYAIGRETNQWFNEPGGTHAFRTAPVPGPPRPTRIWVIGDAGTAGTNQFAVRDAFHQFSAGRLPDAWLMLGDNAYNSGTDAEYQRAFFDPYAWWLRQVPVWPTLGNHDAGSANSPTQSGVYYDLFTLPTQGQAGGLPSGTEAYYSFDIANIHFICLDSHDTDRRPDGAMAQWLRADLESTGRDWIVCFFHHPPYTRGSHDSDSRTDSSGRMVEMRQNLLPILEAGGVDLVLAGHSHSYERSHLLDGAYGFSGDLRDEHFINRGDGRMDGDGPYLKPGGNAPRAGAVYLVAGSSGKLGGGPLNHPAMYLSLNKLGSLILDVVGPELHGTFLNHRAQVRDYFTLRKP is encoded by the coding sequence ATGAAGTGTCTCCTGTTGCTGATCCCCGGCCTCCTGTCCCTCCAGGTCCAGGCCGCGCCACGGCTCACCCGCGGTGCCTACCTGCAGCTGCAGACATCAAATTCCATGGTCATCCGATGGCGGACCGATCGGGCGACCCGGGGACTGGTCCGCTTCGGCACCACTCCGGAATCCGCCACCAATCTGGTCCGGCACGCGGGCCTGCTGCAGGACCACATCGTGCGGGTGGGCGGCCTGTTGCCCGACACCCGCTATTTCTATGCGATCGGGCGCGAAACCAACCAATGGTTCAACGAGCCGGGCGGGACCCATGCGTTTCGCACGGCACCCGTGCCGGGCCCCCCGCGTCCGACGCGCATCTGGGTGATCGGGGATGCCGGCACCGCCGGCACCAACCAGTTTGCGGTGCGGGATGCGTTTCATCAGTTTTCCGCCGGACGCCTTCCGGACGCGTGGCTGATGCTTGGAGACAACGCGTACAACTCCGGCACCGATGCCGAATACCAACGGGCGTTCTTTGATCCCTACGCCTGGTGGCTCCGCCAGGTCCCCGTCTGGCCGACCCTGGGAAATCACGACGCGGGCAGCGCCAACTCCCCGACGCAGTCCGGCGTGTATTACGACCTCTTCACCCTGCCCACCCAGGGCCAGGCCGGTGGACTTCCGAGCGGGACGGAGGCGTACTATTCCTTCGACATCGCCAACATCCATTTCATCTGCCTCGACTCGCACGATACCGACCGCCGTCCTGACGGCGCCATGGCCCAGTGGCTGCGAGCGGACCTGGAGAGCACCGGGCGCGACTGGATTGTCTGCTTCTTTCACCATCCCCCCTACACCAGGGGCTCCCACGATTCCGACAGCCGCACCGACAGTTCCGGCCGCATGGTGGAGATGCGCCAGAATCTGCTGCCGATCCTGGAGGCGGGTGGAGTGGATCTGGTGCTGGCGGGCCACAGTCACAGTTACGAGCGCAGCCACCTGCTGGACGGGGCGTACGGCTTCAGCGGCGACCTGCGCGACGAACACTTCATCAACCGTGGGGATGGCCGCATGGATGGAGACGGACCGTATCTCAAACCGGGCGGGAATGCGCCGCGGGCTGGCGCGGTGTACCTGGTCGCCGGCAGCTCGGGCAAACTCGGTGGCGGGCCGCTGAACCATCCGGCGATGTACCTGTCGTTGAACAAGCTGGGGTCCTTGATTCTCGACGTGGTGGGTCCGGAGTTGCACGGGACCTTCCTCAACCACCGGGCGCAGGTGCGCGACTACTTCACGCTGCGAAAGCCCTGA
- a CDS encoding diaminopimelate epimerase codes for MTLDFVKMTAAGNDFILADNRDGTLQLTPTQVARLCHRQFGIGADGLILLVPSPDGRADWAWQFWNSDGSEAAMCGNGARCFARYARRLTGWSGPELAFHTAAGVIRATFDGEQVTVTLTEPHSLRLRELISTSQGDLEVSSLNTGVPHAVVFVPDADRAMVQRLGEELRWHERFKPGGTNVNFVQVLGPSSIRVRTYERGVEGETLACGTGVSAGAMIAAVLHEFAPPIRVQVQGGETLGVHFHREGGGFADVRLTGPATFVFEGRIAL; via the coding sequence ATGACGCTGGATTTCGTCAAGATGACCGCGGCCGGCAACGACTTCATCCTGGCCGACAACCGCGACGGCACCCTCCAACTGACCCCGACGCAGGTGGCACGACTTTGCCATCGCCAGTTCGGCATCGGGGCCGACGGACTGATCCTGCTCGTGCCGTCGCCCGACGGCCGGGCCGACTGGGCCTGGCAGTTTTGGAACTCCGACGGTTCCGAGGCGGCCATGTGCGGCAACGGAGCCCGGTGTTTCGCACGCTACGCCCGGCGACTCACGGGATGGAGCGGCCCGGAGCTGGCCTTTCACACCGCGGCCGGCGTGATCCGGGCCACCTTCGACGGCGAACAGGTGACCGTGACCCTCACCGAGCCGCACTCGCTGCGCCTGCGGGAACTCATCTCCACCTCGCAGGGGGATCTCGAAGTCAGTTCGCTGAACACCGGAGTGCCCCATGCGGTGGTGTTCGTGCCGGACGCCGACCGCGCCATGGTGCAGCGACTCGGTGAGGAGCTCCGGTGGCACGAGCGGTTCAAGCCCGGCGGCACCAACGTCAACTTCGTCCAAGTCCTCGGCCCCTCCAGCATCCGGGTGCGCACCTACGAGCGTGGTGTCGAAGGTGAGACGCTTGCCTGCGGCACCGGGGTGTCGGCCGGCGCCATGATCGCCGCGGTGCTTCACGAATTTGCCCCGCCCATCCGGGTCCAGGTCCAGGGAGGCGAGACCCTTGGCGTCCACTTCCACCGCGAAGGCGGCGGATTCGCAGACGTCCGGCTCACCGGCCCGGCCACGTTCGTGTTCGAGGGCCGCATCGCCCTCTGA
- a CDS encoding SLC13/DASS family transporter — MSDLRRSFRPGETAPAPRSRSIVWTLLGLAAGAVTAFAVLEAGALPREAGFMAGIFVTAALLWITEAIPLFATSLLVLGLQSVLLANPGGWAGLGFAAGDGPTFRALVQEAADPILLLFLGGFLLARAAVKTGADRSLSGLLLRPFGTQPHRILLGVMLVTLFFSMWMSNTATTALMLALLNPLLSVIPAGDPFRKTLVLSVPLAANIGGMGTPIASPPNAIAVGYLSQEGRPIAFFTWMFVAVPVMLILVATAWKLLRRRFPSRIANLDFDPALVPLTPRGRWVTVVGAATLLLWITDSAHGLPAPLVALLAVLVLIVSGMIGTDDLAGVDWGVLILIAGGISLGTGMQRVGLDRAIAEALPLSGAGPSVLLAVLMLVTLVLGPFMSNTAIATLLIPVGLAAAGGASAHPTGVPLVGSITLAIALCASLTMALPSSTPPNAMAYATREFSTRDLLQVTLPVSGLGGVLIFLVCRFVLHWLPGMR, encoded by the coding sequence ATGAGCGATCTTCGCCGTTCGTTTCGTCCAGGGGAGACCGCCCCGGCACCCAGGTCCCGGTCCATCGTCTGGACCCTCCTTGGCCTGGCCGCCGGGGCGGTGACCGCGTTTGCCGTGCTGGAGGCCGGCGCCCTGCCCCGCGAGGCGGGGTTCATGGCGGGCATCTTTGTCACCGCGGCCCTGCTTTGGATCACCGAGGCCATCCCGCTGTTCGCCACATCCCTCCTCGTCCTCGGGTTGCAATCGGTGCTGCTGGCCAATCCCGGGGGCTGGGCGGGCCTCGGCTTCGCCGCCGGCGATGGTCCCACGTTTCGGGCGCTCGTCCAGGAGGCCGCGGATCCCATCCTGCTGCTCTTCCTCGGCGGGTTTCTGCTCGCACGTGCTGCCGTGAAGACCGGCGCCGACCGGTCGCTCTCGGGGCTCCTGTTGCGGCCCTTCGGAACCCAACCGCACCGCATCCTGCTTGGCGTGATGCTGGTGACGCTCTTCTTCTCGATGTGGATGAGCAACACGGCGACCACCGCGCTCATGCTGGCGCTGCTGAACCCGCTGCTTTCGGTGATCCCCGCCGGCGATCCGTTCCGCAAGACCTTGGTGCTGTCCGTCCCCCTGGCGGCCAACATTGGCGGCATGGGCACTCCGATCGCCTCGCCACCCAACGCCATCGCCGTCGGCTACCTCAGCCAGGAGGGCCGTCCGATCGCATTCTTCACCTGGATGTTCGTGGCCGTCCCGGTGATGCTGATCCTGGTGGCCACGGCCTGGAAGCTCCTGCGCCGGCGCTTCCCCTCCAGGATCGCGAACCTGGACTTTGATCCCGCCCTGGTACCGCTCACCCCGCGCGGACGCTGGGTCACCGTGGTGGGGGCCGCCACCCTGCTCCTGTGGATCACCGACTCCGCCCACGGCCTGCCCGCCCCCCTGGTGGCGCTGCTCGCGGTGCTGGTGCTGATCGTGTCGGGGATGATCGGGACCGACGATCTCGCCGGCGTGGACTGGGGCGTGCTGATCCTGATCGCCGGCGGCATCTCGCTGGGCACCGGCATGCAGCGGGTGGGCCTGGACCGGGCGATCGCGGAGGCGCTGCCGCTTTCGGGGGCCGGTCCTTCGGTGCTGCTCGCCGTCCTGATGCTGGTGACCCTGGTGCTCGGACCCTTCATGTCCAACACCGCCATCGCGACCCTCCTGATTCCCGTCGGCCTGGCGGCGGCCGGAGGCGCGTCGGCACACCCCACCGGAGTGCCGCTCGTCGGCTCCATCACCCTCGCCATTGCCCTGTGCGCCTCCCTCACCATGGCGCTCCCCAGCAGCACCCCGCCCAACGCCATGGCCTATGCGACCCGCGAATTCTCAACCCGCGACCTGCTGCAGGTCACCCTGCCGGTCAGCGGCCTCGGCGGCGTGTTGATCTTCCTCGTCTGCCGCTTCGTCCTGCATTGGCTCCCCGGAATGCGCTGA
- a CDS encoding methylated-DNA--[protein]-cysteine S-methyltransferase yields the protein MSSAPLVPDRGAPRSRRVEIAHLETRRTGWTGHLATPLGFLEFETGREAVHQLKFLEPGDEPVAASAIRGPVPTLVRRLGRELEEYFRGTRQHFSIPIRPEGTSFQLRVWRTLQRIPWGTSLTYAELARRNDQPAAVRASARAAARNPIHILIPCHRVITSRGAAGGYAGGTWRKIHLLTIEGAPGGVAPGRTGPRPALAGSGVTA from the coding sequence ATGAGCTCGGCCCCCCTGGTGCCGGACCGCGGAGCACCGCGATCCCGGCGCGTCGAAATCGCCCATCTGGAAACCCGGCGAACCGGATGGACCGGGCACCTGGCCACCCCGCTTGGATTTCTGGAATTCGAGACCGGACGAGAAGCGGTGCACCAACTCAAGTTCCTTGAACCCGGCGACGAGCCGGTGGCGGCCTCTGCGATCCGCGGGCCGGTCCCGACACTCGTCCGACGTCTGGGCCGGGAGCTTGAGGAGTACTTCCGGGGCACGCGGCAGCATTTCTCGATCCCAATCCGCCCGGAGGGCACCTCCTTCCAGTTGCGGGTATGGCGCACCCTGCAGCGAATCCCCTGGGGAACGTCGCTGACCTACGCCGAGTTGGCCCGGCGGAACGATCAACCCGCCGCCGTTCGCGCTTCGGCGCGTGCGGCGGCCCGGAACCCCATCCACATCCTGATCCCCTGCCATCGCGTCATCACATCCAGGGGCGCGGCCGGCGGCTACGCGGGAGGGACCTGGCGCAAGATTCACCTGCTCACGATTGAAGGGGCACCCGGGGGCGTGGCGCCCGGAAGGACGGGTCCCCGCCCCGCGCTTGCAGGATCCGGGGTGACCGCCTGA